A stretch of the Balneola vulgaris DSM 17893 genome encodes the following:
- the uvrA gene encoding excinuclease ABC subunit UvrA has translation MQQNIVVRGAREHNLKNFDIDIPRDELVVITGLSGSGKSSLAFDTIYAEGQRRFLESLSAYARQFLGMMERPAVDFIDGLSPVISIDQKTTNRNPRSTVGTVTEIYDFLRLLYARVGVPYSYVSGNVMEKQSAEQVVAAVMAMPEGTKAYCLAPVVRGRKGHYRELFEQTIKQGFLSARVDGELVELEKGMKLDRYKTHNIEVVVDRFVISPKSEKRISESIRLALEMADGNVILAVKDKEGFNDRLFSQKLFDAESGLAYEDPAPNLFSFNSPYGACSSCDGLGHTYDVSWDLLVPNRDQSVAEGGIRFLGAPRDVFVFKQLKAVLESVNLDFETPLKKYPEEVFDLLMNGGGDTKFSVSYDFKDNSVTYKHKFEGLRKMIVDQYENSKSPKQREKAKAYMSKVVCPSCNGGRLNKEALSYKIDDYNIHDLVKMDIDGLRNTLYNINLTERQQLIGSQVLKEVRDRLDFLLNVGLDYLNLDREAQTLSGGEAQRIRLATQIGTQLVGVLYILDEPSIGLHQRDNIKLIKSLEMLRDLGNSVLVVEHDRETIEHADFVIDLGPGAGVNGGHIVSAGKPEELTEDSMTARFLKDLELIEVPNEYRKGSGKKLSIKNARGHNLKNVDLEIPLGTFISVTGVSGSGKSSLINQTLVPTLSNHFYKSKSVPLPFDTIEGLDNIDKIISIDQSPIGRTPRSNPGTYTKVFDHIRRLFAELPEAKIRGYDQGRFSFNVKGGRCETCQGDGVRKIEMNFLPDVYVTCETCNGKRYNRETLEIYYKSKNISDVLEMPVSDAAEFFSAQPTISRILKTLTSVGLGYLTLGQSSTTLSGGEAQRIKLARELSKIGTGDTLYVMDEPTTGLHFQDVRMLVNVIQQLVDKGNTVMVIEHNLDLIKASDWVIDLGPEGGRGGGEIIAEGTPKEVSNIEHSHTGRFLKQEFDRLEKASELVETD, from the coding sequence TTGCAGCAGAATATTGTAGTTCGTGGCGCTCGAGAACACAACCTCAAAAACTTTGATATAGATATACCTCGTGATGAATTAGTGGTTATCACAGGCTTATCAGGTTCGGGAAAATCCTCATTAGCATTCGATACTATTTACGCTGAAGGCCAACGCCGTTTTTTGGAGTCCCTTTCGGCCTATGCTCGCCAGTTCCTTGGAATGATGGAACGACCAGCCGTTGATTTCATCGATGGACTCTCACCTGTTATTTCCATTGATCAAAAAACCACCAATCGAAATCCACGTTCTACGGTTGGAACCGTTACTGAAATCTATGACTTCCTTCGATTGCTCTATGCACGTGTAGGTGTGCCATACTCGTATGTTTCGGGAAATGTGATGGAGAAACAATCGGCGGAACAAGTGGTAGCTGCCGTAATGGCCATGCCTGAAGGAACCAAAGCATACTGTTTAGCCCCGGTAGTAAGAGGTAGAAAAGGGCATTACCGCGAGTTATTTGAGCAAACTATAAAGCAAGGCTTTTTAAGTGCGCGTGTTGACGGAGAGCTAGTTGAGCTTGAAAAAGGGATGAAACTAGATCGATATAAAACCCACAATATAGAAGTGGTGGTAGATCGATTCGTGATTTCACCGAAAAGTGAGAAGAGAATTTCAGAAAGTATTCGCTTAGCGCTTGAAATGGCGGATGGAAATGTAATACTCGCCGTTAAAGACAAAGAAGGATTTAACGATCGGCTATTCTCTCAAAAGTTATTTGATGCTGAAAGTGGGTTAGCCTACGAAGACCCTGCACCCAATCTTTTTTCTTTCAACTCACCATATGGTGCCTGTTCTAGTTGTGATGGTTTAGGCCATACGTATGATGTGAGTTGGGACCTCCTAGTTCCAAATCGGGATCAATCGGTTGCAGAAGGCGGAATTCGGTTTCTTGGAGCACCCCGTGATGTATTCGTATTCAAGCAATTGAAAGCAGTTCTAGAATCAGTTAATCTAGACTTTGAAACTCCTCTAAAAAAATACCCCGAGGAAGTATTTGACTTACTGATGAATGGTGGTGGTGATACCAAATTCTCAGTGAGCTACGATTTTAAAGACAATAGTGTAACCTATAAACATAAGTTTGAAGGTTTGCGCAAAATGATTGTCGATCAATACGAGAATAGTAAGTCGCCCAAGCAACGGGAGAAAGCAAAAGCATACATGAGTAAAGTAGTATGCCCTAGTTGCAATGGTGGTAGGTTAAATAAAGAAGCTCTTTCCTACAAAATTGATGATTACAATATCCATGACCTAGTGAAAATGGACATTGATGGGCTTCGAAATACCCTATACAATATCAATTTAACAGAGCGTCAGCAGCTTATTGGTAGCCAAGTATTAAAAGAAGTACGAGACCGTCTCGACTTTTTGCTGAATGTGGGGCTTGATTACCTGAATTTAGATCGAGAAGCACAGACATTGAGTGGTGGAGAAGCGCAACGTATTCGATTAGCTACTCAAATTGGTACACAGCTAGTAGGCGTACTTTACATTTTAGATGAACCAAGTATAGGGCTGCATCAGCGAGATAATATTAAGCTCATCAAATCACTGGAAATGCTTCGTGACTTAGGCAACAGTGTATTGGTAGTGGAGCATGATAGAGAAACCATTGAGCATGCTGATTTTGTGATTGATTTAGGGCCTGGAGCTGGTGTTAACGGAGGTCATATTGTATCAGCTGGGAAGCCAGAAGAATTGACTGAAGATTCAATGACGGCTCGTTTCTTGAAGGACTTGGAACTCATTGAAGTTCCAAATGAATACAGAAAAGGAAGTGGTAAGAAGCTAAGTATTAAGAATGCTCGAGGTCATAATCTGAAGAATGTAGATCTTGAGATTCCATTGGGTACATTCATTTCAGTAACAGGTGTAAGTGGTAGCGGCAAGAGTTCACTTATCAATCAAACGTTGGTGCCAACGCTATCGAATCATTTCTATAAATCGAAAAGTGTACCACTTCCATTCGACACGATTGAAGGTTTAGATAACATAGATAAGATTATTTCAATTGATCAGAGTCCTATTGGTAGAACTCCTCGTTCAAATCCAGGGACCTATACTAAAGTGTTTGATCACATAAGAAGATTGTTTGCCGAACTACCGGAGGCAAAGATTCGTGGATATGATCAAGGTCGTTTTTCGTTTAATGTGAAAGGCGGTAGGTGTGAGACCTGCCAAGGCGATGGTGTTCGTAAAATTGAAATGAATTTCTTGCCAGATGTTTATGTGACGTGTGAAACTTGTAATGGGAAGCGCTATAACCGTGAAACTCTGGAAATCTATTACAAGAGTAAAAACATTTCAGATGTACTTGAAATGCCTGTGTCTGATGCTGCTGAATTCTTCAGTGCACAACCAACTATTAGTCGAATATTAAAAACATTAACCTCTGTAGGCTTAGGGTATTTAACCTTAGGGCAGTCGAGTACGACCTTAAGTGGTGGGGAAGCACAGCGCATTAAGTTAGCTAGAGAGTTATCAAAAATTGGTACAGGAGATACACTGTATGTAATGGATGAGCCTACTACAGGGCTTCATTTCCAAGATGTTCGAATGTTGGTGAATGTGATACAACAGCTTGTGGATAAGGGAAACACCGTGATGGTGATAGAGCATAACTTAGACCTTATTAAAGCCTCAGACTGGGTAATTGATTTAGGTCCTGAAGGAGGCCGAGGTGGTGGTGAAATCATCGCGGAAGGTACTCCTAAAGAGGTGTCGAACATTGAGCATTCTCACACAGGAAGGTTCTTAAAGCAAGAATTCGATCGTTTAGAAAAAGCGAGTGAGCTTGTAGAGACGGATTAA
- a CDS encoding adenylate/guanylate cyclase domain-containing protein has translation MLGTKSKILVVDDYPALVTLTRHKLIHKGFDVITAPNGEEALSLVRSEYPDLVISDVEMPLMDGYELCSKIKNDSRLHQIPVILVTSMVTTDSLMKGISAGADNYLTKPYDDETLFSKIDELLNNPVKPFTDREMINVAIDNKNYNIKADYTHLVNLLVSTYKNTLAQNRELENIKQQLRSINQELELSKNEHEDLLQNVFPKKIADSLLAYGTVTPERYEDVTIMFTDFDGFSKVVPDLSPEKLINSLTHYFDQFDNYAEEHNLIKIKTIGDSYMAVGGLPDRNETHPIDVVLAALKMKYFMDNAKHSLNSSIPHFPLRIGIHTGESVVGVIGKKRFAYDIWGSAVNLASRMEQNADTNYINISEATYERVKEFFECETRGEIEAKNMGKVPMYYLKRIKEEYSEDVDGVFPNRLFVRQYNMMTRTSNSQVGS, from the coding sequence ATGCTTGGTACAAAATCAAAAATTTTGGTGGTCGATGATTACCCTGCATTGGTTACTCTTACCCGCCATAAGTTGATACATAAAGGGTTTGATGTTATCACGGCACCAAATGGAGAGGAAGCCCTATCATTAGTTCGTTCTGAATATCCCGATCTTGTGATTAGTGATGTTGAGATGCCACTAATGGATGGCTATGAGCTGTGTAGTAAAATCAAGAATGACAGCCGTTTACACCAGATTCCAGTGATTTTGGTTACCTCTATGGTTACCACCGATTCTTTAATGAAAGGAATATCGGCTGGAGCTGATAACTATCTTACCAAGCCCTATGATGATGAAACGTTATTTAGCAAAATTGATGAATTGCTAAATAACCCAGTAAAGCCCTTTACTGACCGAGAAATGATCAATGTAGCCATTGATAATAAAAATTATAACATCAAGGCTGATTACACGCATTTAGTTAATTTATTAGTATCCACCTACAAAAATACTTTAGCACAAAACAGAGAACTTGAGAATATTAAGCAGCAGCTTAGATCTATAAATCAAGAATTGGAGCTCTCGAAAAACGAGCATGAAGATCTGCTTCAAAATGTATTTCCGAAAAAGATTGCGGATAGTTTATTAGCCTATGGTACGGTTACGCCAGAGCGATATGAAGATGTAACTATAATGTTCACTGATTTTGACGGCTTCAGTAAAGTAGTACCAGATTTAAGTCCTGAAAAATTGATCAATAGCTTAACACATTACTTTGATCAATTCGATAATTATGCGGAAGAGCACAATTTGATTAAGATTAAGACCATTGGCGATAGCTATATGGCGGTAGGGGGACTTCCTGATCGTAATGAAACCCATCCTATTGATGTTGTTCTAGCTGCTTTGAAGATGAAATACTTTATGGATAATGCGAAGCATAGTCTCAATTCATCAATTCCTCATTTCCCACTTCGTATTGGTATTCATACTGGTGAGTCGGTAGTTGGTGTGATTGGTAAGAAAAGATTCGCATACGACATCTGGGGTTCAGCCGTAAATTTAGCTTCCAGAATGGAGCAAAATGCAGATACTAATTACATCAATATTTCTGAAGCTACATACGAGCGTGTGAAAGAATTCTTTGAATGCGAAACGCGTGGTGAAATTGAAGCTAAGAACATGGGCAAAGTACCTATGTATTACCTAAAGAGAATTAAGGAAGAATATTCTGAAGATGTAGATGGCGTATTCCCTAATCGTTTATTCGTTCGCCAATATAATATGATGACTAGAACTAGCAACTCTCAGGTTGGTTCGTAG